The Arthrobacter sp. PM3 genome contains the following window.
CCGTACCCGTCAAAGCTGTACGTCGAGGACGCGAACGCGTCCGTCAGGGTGGCCGTGCCGGCCTTGCGGTCGGTGGCGGCGTCCGTGCGGACACCGGTGGGGTCGACGACGGCGGTCAGGGCGCCGACCTTGTCGTACTCCCGGATCCAGTCGTGGCCGGCAGGGTCGGTGACCCCGACCAGCCGGGACAGCGTGTCATGGGCGAAGCCCCACCGGGCGCCGTCCGGCAGCACCGCACCCGTGACGTTGCCGAGCTCGTCGAAGACCCGCTCAGTAGCGCGGCCCAACGGATCCACAGTCCGGACCAGTTCACCATTGACGGCGTATTCGAGTTCGGTCCGCCCGCCGTCCGGGGCGATAAACGCCGTCGGTCGCCCCGCCGAATCGTGCTCGAAGGACCAGACGGCGCCGTCCGGATCTTCACGCCGCACCAACAACCCCGCCGCGTCGTAGGCGAAACGGGTCTCAGCGCCGGACGGGCTGACCGCCGCAACCGGACGGCCGGCATGGTCACGGACGATCCTCGCGACGTCCCCTGCGGCGTTCCGGGTCGAGACCAGGTCCCCGAACCCGTCATACTCAAACTCGACAGCCACCCCTACCGGGTCCACGATTCGGGTCAGCAGCCCGCTCCGCCACTCCAGCTCGGTGCGCCCGCCCAGCGGGTCCAGGATCACCGAGGGTTCCCGCGACACCTCATCGGCATACTCATAGGCGATTACGGAACCGGTCTCCGTCACCAGGGTGGTGATCCGGTCCTGCTCGTCCCAGCCGTAGGTGAGGTCAGCGCCTTCCGGGGTGACGGTCCTGATTTTCCGTCCCCGCCCGTCATAGCCATGCACGGTGACAGATCCGTCCCGCTCCGTGAAGGCCACCAGGTTGCCGTGGCCGTCATAGGCCATGGACTGCCGCTGATCATGGGAATCGAGCACGCCGACCAGGCGGCCCTTCGCATCGGCGACCCAGGAGTTGGACCGGGTACCGTCCTCATCCGAGACCACCGTGACACGGCCCGGCAGGTACGCGAACCGGGTGCGGCGCCCGTGCTGGGTGACCTGCAGGACAACCCTGCCGCGGTCGTCGTAGGTGTTCTCGGCCTCGAGAACCCCCGCGGCCGAGACCACGGCCGCGATCAGGCCCTGCTCATTCCACCGGTACGTGCGCGCGCCCAGTTCCGTCGCCACGCTTGTCAGCCGGCCGGCGTCGTCGTAGCCGTAGTCCACCCGGCGCCCGTCCGAGGCTCGCACCGCGGCAACGAGGCCGTCCACGTGCTCGACGACGAGGAAGCGGCCCCGCGCATGCGCCAGGCGTGTCACCGGTCCGGCGCCGCCGGCCACGACGTCCGCCCCGCCGTCGACGCTCTTTTCCCGGAGCGCGGACACTGTCCGGCCGGGCCCGGACCCGGCACCGAGCCAGACGCCGGCGAGGCTGTACGCCCACCACGCACCCTGATTGTCCCGGACCACCAGGAGCTCCGCCGTACCGGCCGGCAGGGAGCCCAACTCCGCCGGGCCACCCGCCGTTACGGGCTCGCGGGCGAGCCAGTAGTTCTCGCCCGCTGCGCGACCCCAGCCGGTTCCCTCACGGGGGAACTCGACCGCCCGGCCGTCGGCCATCACCCAGCGGCATCCCTCATCGGAGAGCGTGAGGTGCTGGTCCAGCACCGAGGCCCACCCCGGACCGAACACGCCGGGCACATCCAAACCGGACGCCAGCGAGTTGTACATCCGCGACAGCACCAGACTGGAGGCGACCCCGGCAAACCCCAGATCCGTTTCCGGCTCGATGAAGTTTCCGGTCGAGGTGTTTACGGGATCATTCGCGTATCCGCTGGTGGGCATGGCGCCTGCTGCGGTGGGCGGAGCGATCACCAGCCCGGACCGGTTGGCGCCCACGCCAGCCGCTGCCAGTGCCTCATTCACCGCCGCGTCCGAGAGCGTGGAGATCTTCCCCTCGCCGCCGGCGGCGGCAAACGCGTCCGCGACAGTCACCGCCCATTTCGCGTCGTTCTCGTTGGCGTTCAGGTAGTTGCGGTACGCGCTGATAACCCCTGAGGCCTCGACCGATCCCCAGTAGCAGTTGGCCGCGAACGAGGAAAGTTTCCCCTCCAGTGTGCCCGGAGCGGAGGCCAGCCCGTCGTCCAGGCCGCGGGCGCTGGCCGCGAAGGACCTCAGATTCTCCGGACGCGCCGAGGACGTCCCGCCCCCGTACCCACCGCCGGGCGGCGGGGTCTCCCGGGAGCCCGTGCTGACGCCGGTCGGGGCAAACACCGGAGCCTTCCCCGTTGCCCCGTTCGGCCGCGCTTCCTCACCGAAGAGCCAGTCACCGGCCTGCTCCAACAGGTTCCGGTCATTGTGCCGCCGGACCCACTCGTTGTTCTTCTCACGCCGGGCGTCCTCTTCGTGCCCGGCGTCGATCATTTGCCCTACGTATCCGGCCACCGTCCGCAACGCCGAGACCAAGGCATTCGCGTCATTCCGCGCCGTGGCTGCATTCGCCTCGAAAAGGTCCGAGAAATGCCCCTTGAAGTCCTTCTTCGCGGAAGCGACGTACGACGTGCGCGAAGCGGACTGCTCCTCAAGCCGTGACGCCGCCGCCTCGAAGGCGGACTTCACCGACCCGGCCACGGCGTAGTTGAACCGCCCGCCGTCAGTGGCATCCGAAGCCGGCAACAACGGCACCTCAACGAACTCGGTCACAGCCAAAGCCCCCCAATGAACAAGAACTGGAATAGGAAGAACAACAAGCGGAACGGCCAGGCAGCCGGCCGCTCACCCAAGCGGCGCGGCTACCCGGCCCTCACATCACCGAATATGGGCTCAGGCGCCGCCGCCGGCTGCGAAAATGTCCTGCGAGATCTTCTGCAGCTGCCCGCGCAGCTGCTCCAGCTCTTCCTTGGCCTTGTCCAGGGCAGCCTTCGTTTCCGGCCACGTCGAACCACGGAATTCCGCCGCCAAGGGACCGTCCCAGACGTTCGGATCCGACAAGACGCGTCCCTGCGCGTCCAGCGCGGAGATCTGATCGGTGAAGCCGCCGTTGATGATCGACTGCACCTGCCCAATCGCAGCTTTCGCCTGCTCCGTAGACAACACACGTGACATAGAAATTCCTCCCAAGTGACAACCGCTTCTCCGCCGGACCCGTAATCGTCGGCGATTGGACGCTGCCGAGGCTACCAATACCCGTCAATAAATCCAACAAAAGGAAAAACAGTGGGCTGATCATCTCGCTGCGGTGTGGAAACCTATCCAGCACAAACCACAATTAGTCCATTCGTGAGATCAACCCCGTATCATGCTGAAGGCACCATGAACGAAGAGGGGACGATCATGCCGAGACGCACTAACACGCACCAGCACAACCCGAGGGGCCGCACCGCTCCAGGGCGGGCGCTGGGCGCTGTCCTTGCCGTTCTGGGGCTGATCGCGACGACGTCGTGCACCGGCGCCCCCGTGGCGGAGCCGGTGTCCAACCCCGTCAAGCTGCTGCAGAGCGTGCGGGTCGGACTCTCCCCGTCCGCCGGCGTGGAGACGATCGACGGCACCACCATTTCCGTGTCTGCGGCCGGCGGCTCGTCCGCGGAGGACACGAAGTACGACGCCGCCCAAGTAGTGGGCGAACTGCCGGTCCGGGTGAGCCTGCAGTACCGGGCCGGGGACAGGTCCGGCTCCGACCTCACCGAGCTTCGCGGCCATACCGGGCCGGTGGAGATCGACCTGACCTTGGAGAACCTCACGGTCAAGCCGCGGGTCATCGAATACGATGCCGCGGGTCAGGCCCGTTCCGACACCGCACTGGTCGGTGCCCCGCTGACGATTGCCGCCTCGACGACGCTCCCCGGCGTGCGGGCCGGCGACGTCGCCGCGGGCGCCGCGGACGGCGGGACAGGCACCAATGGTGTGCTGAGCAGCACCGAGGACGGCTCCACGGTGGTGCAATGGGCCACCGTGCTGGCACCGCCGCGTTCCGGTGCGAGTACTACACTGCGCCTCGTCGCGGACGTCCGGGACTTCCAGGTCCCCACCTTTGACGTGGCGGTCCAGCCCGGACTCAACACCGACCTCAGCGCCGACGGCGTGCTCGCCGGCGCGTTCTCCTCCGGCTCAGGTTCCGAGATGGAGCTGCAACGCCGCACCATCTCGCTGGTCTCGGACGTCAACACTGTGCTGGCGAAGGCCGGATCCACCATCACCGATGTGCGGCGGAACCTGCAGGAGACCTCCCAGACCCTCGGCGCGAAGACCGCGGGCGAGCTGCGCGATAACTCCACGGCGCTCGCCGCGACCATGGTGGACCTGAAGGGGCAGCTGAAGACTCTCGGCACTGACCTGGAGACCGCCACGAAAACCACGCAGTCCACGACGGCGGCCCAGCTGAAACAGACCGTCTCCGCCGTGGACGCGATGCTGGGCGACACCTCAGCCGTGCCCGCGACGGCTGCGATCGACGGCGAGGGCTGCACCGCCGACGTGCCCAAATCCGGCAGGGCGGCCACCGTCTACTCCAGCGTCCTGACCATGGCGTCCCAGCTCGACGCCTACGCAAAGGTCAGTGCCGGCTGCCGGGACACCGTGGCGGGCGCCATAAAGACCACCATGGGCCCCGACGCCCCCACTGCGGAGCTGTGCGCCGAGCAGGGCTCGATGACCTGCTCTCTCTACGGCTCCGCCGTGACCGTGACCGGGGCCCTGCTGGGCCTGGTAAAGAAGGGTGACGAGCTCGTGGCGGGCCTGCAGCCGCAGGTGGTCGAGGGCGCCATCAAGGATCAGGAGGCCGCCGCCGCAACACTGCGGCAGGTGCGCGCCGACTTCGCTGGAATCCTCGACGGCGCCAAGACCCCCGAGGACTACGAGACGGCCCTCGCAAACGTGACCGACGCGATCAAGTCCGCCCGGGCCTCGGTCGGCGCGACCCGTGACGCCGCCGCGACGGCCCGCGACAGAATCGACGGCCTGCGCCAGAAGCTGATCGGCATCGGAAAGACCGCGCAGGGTGCCAGGAGCGAAGTGGGTGACAGCTCGCTGCTGAACGGCTCGATGACGCAGCAGACCCGGCGGCTCGCCGACGAGCTGTGCAAGATGGCCGACGGCGCCCTCCCGCGCGAGGGCCGGCTGTCCGCCGAGCAGGCGGAGCGGCTGCGCTCCTACTTGACGTCCGCCCCGTGCGAGCCCGCGGACGGGAGCAACGACCCGGCGCAGGAACTGCGCCCGCCGTTGGGCTTCAAGGATCCGCTGGACGCACGGCTGGAGGGCCAGGCCGCCGCCTGGGACGCGGTCCTCGCGGCCACCGACACCACCGCCCCGGACCAGGCAATCGGCCAGTCGTTCACTAACCTGACGGCGACCATCGATGCCATCGACGCGAAACTGGAGGCCATTAGCGAGGCCACGAAGGCACTCGACAGCGCCGCCACGGGCAACGTCACCAGCACCAGGCACGGGCTCGAGGCCCTGAACGACGCACTCGGCGACGCGATTGACTCATCCTCCCGGGTCGGCACGACGCTCGCTACGCTGAAGGAACAGCAGGACGGGCTCGGCGAGAAGATCAGGCAGTCCCTCCGCGACGCCTCGGCCGAGACCGCCGCCGAAGTCTACAAAACCGTGGATGAGCAAGTGCGGCAGGTATCCGAGATCGGAGACGCGGGCTCCGAGGCCGTGATTACGGCCTTCAACCGGTCCATCTCGGGGTTGAAGTCCACGTCGGACGAGGTGGTGAACGACGCCGAGGGGACGGTGAACAAGCAGCGGGACGAACTGTTCCGGCAGAGCGACGCCCTCGCCGGTTCCCTGGCCAAGGGCACACAGTCCTCGCTCGCGAACATCGCCTCCAGCACCTCCGGCTCGACCCGTGACGTCGAGGGCGCCAGCGCACTCCTGGCCTCAAGCCTCAACAAGGTCATGCTCGACCTCGGCGACCGCTCGGTGAACGGATCCGGCCTCCTCGGTTCCATGGCCGCCAGCGCCGCCAAAGCCGACACCGCTGACTACCAGCTGGCACTGGCATCCCAGAACGCCGAAGGATACGCCAACATCCGCTCCCGGGACGTGGCCGGGCTGCTGCTGCGCCAGGCACAATTCAAGGCCTCACTCACCGCGGTCGATGAACTGCCACCGTTCCACCTCGAGGTGCCGCAGGGCGCCAAGTCGCAGACCCTGTACACGCTGAAGATCGGCGGCGCCGCATGAGCCCCCGCAGCCGGCTGATGACCCTGATCGCCGCGGGGGCCGTTGTCCTGGTCGTGGCGGCGATCGCCCTGACAGCGACACTGAACCGCCCCAAGGAGGCACCCCGGCCCGATCCGGTGGCCGCAACGGTTCCGGTCGCGCTGAAGGCCGAGGGTCTGCCGAAGGACTTCTCCCTCGGCGTCGTCCTCACACTGGGCCAGTCCGGCGAGCCCGGTTCCGAGTACAACCGGGCGGCACAGGGCGCGATCGTCGCCGCAAAGCGCTTCGCCCTGGGCGGTGCCGCCGTCGCCCTCACCGCCCAAAACGACCACGGCACCGAGGACGGCGCGCGCGGCGCCGTCCTCGCGCTCGCCGAGCAGGGAGTCTCGGGTGTGATCGTGGCGACCACGGGCCCCCAGGCCCGGGCCGCGGCAAAGACCGCCGGAGAGCTGGGCCTGCCGGCAATCCTGCCCTACGCGCAAGCACCGGACCCCGCACCGTCCACCTGGACTACGGGGCCCTCACCCGCATCCGTCGAGGCTGCTCTTCGCACCGCCCTGAAGGGCAAGAGCAGGGTGCTGCTCGTCGGTGACGGCGGCGAGGTCCCAACCTCGGTCGGGATCTCGCAGACCCTGAACCTCGACACTTTCGGCCAGGTGACGGATCTGGCCCAGGAGGCCGCCATCCGGACAGGCGACCAGCTGCGGCCGCCGGCGGGGGATGCCCCCGCCGGCGCCGCATCCGCGAGGGTCGCCGAGCCCGCGGATGCAGTGGTCGTCTCGGCCGCCACCCCGCAGCGGCTGGCCCGGCTGGTGCAGGCCCTGCAGTCCCGCGACGTGTCTGTCCCCGTGGTCCTTGCGGACGGCGCCACCGCACCGGCGTTCGCTTCCACGCTCGCCGAACTCGACGGCGCCGCCTCCGGGCAGCTGGTCAGCGTTGCCCCGGCCGCAGACGATGCCACGGCGCTCCAGCAGGATGCCCGGGGGCGCGGCATGTCCGCGTTCCTTTCCGCCGTGCGACTGGCGTCCGCCGACCCGGAGCTCAAGAACCTGACGGGCGACGCCCCGTTCGCCGCGGACGCATGGGCGGCGGACTCCAGCAGCCATGACGCCGTCGTCGCCCTGGTGCGGGCGGCCGCATTGGCCGGAAGCGGAGACCCGGCCAAAGTCGGTGCGGCGCTGCGCACCGCGTCCCTCGGCCCCGGGGAGGGCATCGCGGGCCCGGCGCTGGACTTCTCGCGTTCCGCGGCGCTGACCGCGGACGCCATCCCGGTTTACGCGTCCGCTCAGGACCTGGGCCTGCGGCCTCCGGATGAGAACGCCCCGCGGCTCGTCTGGGTGCCGGCGCCGGCAAACCCCTGACCATGCTGCCCCCGGCGCCTACCGCGCCGGCGGGTCACGAATCCACGACGGAAGGAGCGCCCCGGTGCGTGTGCTGATCGACCTGGACGAGCGTGCTTTTGAGTGCGAGGTGGCTCAGGCCGCGCCGGCCACCACACTGTCAGATGTCGTGGAGGCCGCCGGCGGCCCGCGCCTGACACCCGACGAGGCGGTGTTCGTGGACGAGGCCGAGGTGCGTGGTTCCACTCCCGTCTCGGAGCTGATCCTCCTGGAGGGAACCCGCATCGCGCGGGCGCCGTGGCAGATTCCGCAACGCGTGCGGGGCTGGAGCGTCACGCTCGCCGGCGGTGAGCGCACCGGCGGCGTGATTGAAGTTCCGCACGGACGGGAGATGCTCATCGGCCGGTCCCCCCACGCCGATCTGAGCCTTCCCACCGAGAGCGCGTCCTGGGACCACTGCCGCCTGCGCCGGGAAGAGGACGGACTACGGGTGCTGGACAGCGGGTCCACGAACGGCACCCTCGTCAATGGCGAGCCGGTCGGGGAGGACGGCGTCCTGGTCACCGAAACCGCCACGGTCACGGCGGGCGGCACGGTGCTTCTCCTGCGCCGGTCCCTGGACGAGACTCCGGCCCCGGTGCCCGGCAGCCTGCACAACCTCACACCGGCGGCGACCGCGCCCTTCAACCGGCCCCCGCGGCCCGGGCAGGCTCCGGCCGGCGACCCGCTGGTCCCGCCCGGACGCAAGGACGTGCCGCCCGCCAGCAAGTTCAGCTACATCACGGTGCTGGCGCCCCTGGTGATGGCGGCCGCGATGGTGCTGATTCTGCGGGATCTGCGCTTCGCGATGTTCGCCATGCTCAGCCCGGTGATGGCCGTAGGCATGTGGTTTGAACAGAAACGCCGTCATGCCCGGGGCCTGAAGGAGGAGGACACACGCTTCGACGGGGCGCTCGAGGAGTTCGAGCAGCAGGTCCGCGCCGCCGCCGCAGCAGAAACCGCGCGGCGTCATCGGATGATCCCCGACCCCGCCACCGTTGTCCGGCGCCCCGCACTCCCGGCCACGTCCTTGTGGCAGCGGCGCGGGGACGCCGACGACTTCCTGGCCCTGCACGCCGGGACAGGTGACGTGCCCTGGAAGCCCGACGTCGACCGTACGGCCGGGGCGCGGCTGGACGGCAAGGTGAAAGACTCCCTCGCGGCGGCGCGCCTGCAGGCCGCGCCCGTGCTGGTGGACCTGACCGACGCCGGCGTGGTGGGTCTCGTGGGACCGCGGGAGGGGGCGCTGGCGCTCGCACGGTCCCTCCTGGCCCAGGCCGCAGTGCACGTGGGACCGGCAGACCTGACCGTCGGCGTCTTCTGCGACGCCGGGCGCGCTGACGAGTGGGAGTGGGCCTCATGGCTGCCGCACACGCGCCAGGCCGGCAGCAGCACCGGCGAGCGGTGGATGTCCGCGCACCGCGAAACCAGCATCGCCATGCTGCGCACGCTCAAAGACACCGCCCAGGAACTGCCCACACCGGCGCTGCTGGTAGTCCTGGACTCGGAGGTGCTCACGGAAGGCAGGGACGCCCCGGCGCGGGCCCTGCTCGGCCTGGGCCGCACCGCGCCCGGAAGCCCGGTGAACCAGCAACAGCGCCGGGTCGCGGGTATCGTCATCGCAACGTCCGAGGAACAGCTGCCGGCCTCCTGCACCTCGATCATCACGGTGGACTCGGACGCCGCGGCCACCGTGTACCAGCCGGAGGACCTGACCCGCGTGGAGGACGTCATCCTGGCGGGCCTGGACCGGGAGGAGGCCCTGCGCTGCGCGATGCGCGTGGCGCACTTCGACGATCCGGAGCTGAGCGTGCCCGGCGCTTCACTGCCCTCGCTGGTGCGGCTGCCCGGGCTCCTCGGCTATGACCGCCCCGACGCCGCCACGATTCGTCGCCTGTGGCAGGCTCCCACCGGGGTCTCCACGCCGGTCGGCACGGGGGAGAACGGCGCCCTGACCCTGGACCTGGTCAAGGACGGCCCGCACGGCCTGGTCGGCGGCACCACCGGCTCCGGCAAGTCCGAGTTCCTCCGCTCGCTCGTGGCCGGCCTCGCGGCCCGCAACGATCCGACCCGGCTGAATTTCATCCTCGTCGACTTCAAAGGCGGGGCCGCCTTCAAGGCCTGCGAACGGCTTCCGCACACCATCGGTACCATCTCCAATCTGGATGAGCAGCTCGCCGATCGCGCCCTCCGGGCCCTGGAAGCGGAGATGGAGCGCCGCCAGAGGGTCTTCGCGGAAGCCGGCGAGGGGATCGATAACCTGAACGCCTACCTGGCCACGAACCCGGCCGAGCCCATGCCCCGGCTGCTGTTGGTGATCGACGAATTCGCCATGCTGGCCAAGGACTTCCCGGATGTGCTCAAGGCGCTCGTCAGCGTGGGCGCGGTGGGCCGCACCCTGGGCGTGCACATGATCCTGGCCACGCAGCGCCCGGCCGGCGTCGTCAGCGACGACATCCTGGCAAACACAAACCTCCGGGTGGCCCTGCGCGTGCAGAGCCGCGACGACTCCAATAACGTCATCGGGGTCCCTGCCGCCTCGGCAATCGGCCGGGACCAGATGGGCCGCGCATTCGTCAAACTCGGCCAGGACGACATCACACCCGTGCAGACAGCCCTCGTGACCGGGCGGGCGCAGCCCGGCGTCGGGCCCGCTGTTGACGTGCGCGAGGTACGCCAGTTCGGCGTCCCCGTCCCCGCGGCGGCCCCGCCGCGGTCCGCGGCAGTGGACGAAAACGACCTTGACCTCCTCATCGACGCGGTCCTCGAAGCGAACGCGGAGGCCGGGTACGCCCCGCCGCGGCAGGTCTGGCCCGAGGCCCTGGGCGAGCGGGTGGAGCTGGAGGGTTTCCTGCCGCACCCGGACGCGGGCCTGCCTTCGGTGGGCGCGGTCCGGAACTCGTCTGTCCAGGTGGCCATCGTGGACGAGCCGGAGCTGCAGCGGCAGTCCGCGGCAGGATGGGACATGTCCGCCGGGAACCTGATGCTCATGGGCGTGGCCGGCTCCGGCACGAGCACCACGCTGGCCTCGATCGCGCTGACCCTCGCGAAGGACGCCGATCCGGCCGGGCTGGACCTGATGATCCTCGACATGGGTTCCCGCGACCTTGAGCCGCTCGAGCGGCTGCCGCACACCGTGGCGTATGTGGGCACCGGTCCCGGCGCCAAGGAGCAGCAGGCCCGCTTCCTGCGGCACCTGAACACCGAGCTGGAGCGCCGCCGTGCGGA
Protein-coding sequences here:
- a CDS encoding pyrophosphorylase; the protein is MSRVLSTEQAKAAIGQVQSIINGGFTDQISALDAQGRVLSDPNVWDGPLAAEFRGSTWPETKAALDKAKEELEQLRGQLQKISQDIFAAGGGA
- a CDS encoding FtsK/SpoIIIE domain-containing protein, which produces MRVLIDLDERAFECEVAQAAPATTLSDVVEAAGGPRLTPDEAVFVDEAEVRGSTPVSELILLEGTRIARAPWQIPQRVRGWSVTLAGGERTGGVIEVPHGREMLIGRSPHADLSLPTESASWDHCRLRREEDGLRVLDSGSTNGTLVNGEPVGEDGVLVTETATVTAGGTVLLLRRSLDETPAPVPGSLHNLTPAATAPFNRPPRPGQAPAGDPLVPPGRKDVPPASKFSYITVLAPLVMAAAMVLILRDLRFAMFAMLSPVMAVGMWFEQKRRHARGLKEEDTRFDGALEEFEQQVRAAAAAETARRHRMIPDPATVVRRPALPATSLWQRRGDADDFLALHAGTGDVPWKPDVDRTAGARLDGKVKDSLAAARLQAAPVLVDLTDAGVVGLVGPREGALALARSLLAQAAVHVGPADLTVGVFCDAGRADEWEWASWLPHTRQAGSSTGERWMSAHRETSIAMLRTLKDTAQELPTPALLVVLDSEVLTEGRDAPARALLGLGRTAPGSPVNQQQRRVAGIVIATSEEQLPASCTSIITVDSDAAATVYQPEDLTRVEDVILAGLDREEALRCAMRVAHFDDPELSVPGASLPSLVRLPGLLGYDRPDAATIRRLWQAPTGVSTPVGTGENGALTLDLVKDGPHGLVGGTTGSGKSEFLRSLVAGLAARNDPTRLNFILVDFKGGAAFKACERLPHTIGTISNLDEQLADRALRALEAEMERRQRVFAEAGEGIDNLNAYLATNPAEPMPRLLLVIDEFAMLAKDFPDVLKALVSVGAVGRTLGVHMILATQRPAGVVSDDILANTNLRVALRVQSRDDSNNVIGVPAASAIGRDQMGRAFVKLGQDDITPVQTALVTGRAQPGVGPAVDVREVRQFGVPVPAAAPPRSAAVDENDLDLLIDAVLEANAEAGYAPPRQVWPEALGERVELEGFLPHPDAGLPSVGAVRNSSVQVAIVDEPELQRQSAAGWDMSAGNLMLMGVAGSGTSTTLASIALTLAKDADPAGLDLMILDMGSRDLEPLERLPHTVAYVGTGPGAKEQQARFLRHLNTELERRRAEPGRHRRTVVLLDGLASLRDEFQDFEGQQLLALLYRAYADGPALGLSFAVSTTRAKAVPSAMNEVTLQKWLFRLADAYDYSSLGVRGKEIPAALPGRCVDPRTALQMHVATPGIGVEAAVDRVRHSWADAAAKAPAIRRLPSAVTIPELGVEPRLADEPWLIPVGMREADLAPAFLEVYEGEHVLVAGPARSGKSTLLLALAAALRGAATSRGPAQVWGICDRRSPLAAAGLDRAAVGADEVPALLASLRLERGPVFLLIDDAERFDDADQSIAGAVTSGQPGLCVIAAGRAADLRGLYSHWTRTLRKSRLGVLLQPDVDYDGELLGAALPRRAPVALTAGRGYLGVGGQAALIQSISTGG